The genomic interval GTTAATAAAATCTTTAAATTATTATAGAACGTATTAATATTTAAATTTTTCTGTCCTTAATTTTACATTATCCTTTTGTAAGAGTATCTATATCTTTTCTTTATTAAATTTAATACAAACTTCATTAAGATGTTCGATTTTCTTTATTAATTCAATTAAGTGAAATGGATAACTATGGTTTCCATTCGTAAACATCACTATGTCTGGCTCACTTATATGACTATTTATTTGAAAAACAATGTACTCAATTTTAATCATGTCATTAAAAAAATCATCATCAAGTATATCTTGAATAATTCGTTTAGAATTTGAGTCAATGGAGCTTCCATATATTCGTTGAAAATCCATCAAAGCAATTCTATTATTATTAAATCTTTTCTGAAAATACTTCCACCAAATCTCATTAGGGTAAGCATTCATTGATCTTGATGGAAATTTCTTCAATTTAATTTTATTTATCTCTGCAATAAATTCAGGGAAATAAAATTTCCTAATATAAAATGAGTCACCAAAGCTGGAATTTGAAATTAATTTTACAGAATCTAAAAATTCCTTCTTCAAGTAAAATGAACAAGAAAAATATATTTGATCAATTGGATCTATTAGACTAAAAATAATATCACGCATTTTTGTATTCGCAAGTTTGTTCATCTCTACCCTTTCCTTCTCCTCATTCAATATTTCCTTAAACTGAGTAATTTCAATAAATATACTTAGCACCAATGCGACAAATCCAATAAACAAAGCTATACTTCCTCTCCTTGTTAATTTATTTTTACTGCCTTCCTTGATGTAAGTTTCATTGAACGAAGTAAAAATTAACAACAAGAATGTTAATATGACAAGTAAGATTTTAATTAATCCAATATATTCAATCATGCTCATTGCAATTCTTTATCTATATTATTATCCAATAATTCTTGAAGTTCAGGAGGAACTACATAATCAGTCAAAGCCTCCCCAGTTGCAACTTCAACCCAATCCATCTTGTCTGGTTCATATTTCCAATTCTGAAATTGATCCAATTCCTTTTCTAATTTCTGATATACCTTATCCTTTTTAGGACGATCAAATCCAAACCTATCAAAGATGCGGTAAGGCTTCAAAGCTATAAAAATATTGTAAAGTGCAGCTATATAAATTTTATATGGGATTTTTAGCTTCGACTTTTTATCGACATCGTACTCTCTGATTATCTTACTTTCATACTTTATTATTTCTATCAAATCCCGTTCTTTGTTTTCAACTGGCCGCATAAATTGAGCACTTGGACTTGTGTATCGCCTGGTCCAGATAGCAAGCCATTCCTTTATTAATGTTTTAGCCATTTCTTCATTTTGCACTATAACATGAAGATGGGGATTATAGCTTAGTCTTTGTGGGTTAAAATTACATTCGATGGATTTTAAGCCTACAAATTGAAATCCACGTCCTCTTTGACTTCTCTTCCGGTATTTATCCACAATCAATCTAAATGCTTTAATCACTGCCTTAACAGCTTTAAGAAGTGAGCTTTTGGAGCAAGACCTAACAGTCAAGACTACAAAATAGGGTTGTTCCCAGGTTTTCAAAACTGGTAAATACTTATGAATCATTTCAGCCTTACGAATGCTATTGCAAACAGTACA from Saprospiraceae bacterium carries:
- a CDS encoding protein rep, whose product is MKRHNNSNSSGQNSLNTLVQKGTAIMNNPVVVVRGEGTDMNNKKALKGRAKKKIITNKLMLALIDLAYKIGDKISVKAFWNTYHCQNRLISSENKLYGKYCKNRFCTVCNSIRKAEMIHKYLPVLKTWEQPYFVVLTVRSCSKSSLLKAVKAVIKAFRLIVDKYRKRSQRGRGFQFVGLKSIECNFNPQRLSYNPHLHVIVQNEEMAKTLIKEWLAIWTRRYTSPSAQFMRPVENKERDLIEIIKYESKIIREYDVDKKSKLKIPYKIYIAALYNIFIALKPYRIFDRFGFDRPKKDKVYQKLEKELDQFQNWKYEPDKMDWVEVATGEALTDYVVPPELQELLDNNIDKELQ